One segment of Streptosporangium brasiliense DNA contains the following:
- the treS gene encoding maltose alpha-D-glucosyltransferase yields the protein MNPSPYLEPVAEDFVSADPQWYKRAVFYEVLVRGFKDSNGDGTGDLRGLIEKLDYVKWLGVDCLWLLPLYESPLRDGGYDISDYMKILPDFGDLGDFVQLIESAHERGLRIITDLVMNHTSDKHPWFQASRHDPEGPYGDFYVWSDEPTGYPDAPIIFIGAEESNWTYDPVRKQYYWHRFFHHQPDLNYDNPAVQEAMLEVLRFWLDLGIDGFRLDAVPYLFEREGTNCSGLPETHAYLKKVRAEVDRLYPDRVLLAEANGWPEDVVEYFGDPAVGGDECHMAFHFPLMPRIFMAVRRGSREPISEIMSRTPKLPDKAQWGIFLRNHDELTLETVTEEERDYMHAEYAKDPRMRAYLGIRRRLAPLLENDRDQIELFTALLLSLPGSPVMYYGDEIGMGDNIWLEDRDAVRTPMQWSPDRNAGFSQADPGRLYLPAVMDPIYGFQAVNVEAQQKNPASLLHFTKKMLEIRRNHPVFGTGVYSELWSSNPAVLSFIREDGDDVMLCINNLSKYPQPVELDLRRFEGMTPVEARGGVPFPQIGTLPYLLTLPGHGFFWFSINTR from the coding sequence ATGAACCCATCCCCCTACCTGGAGCCTGTCGCCGAAGACTTCGTCTCGGCGGATCCACAGTGGTACAAGCGGGCGGTTTTCTATGAGGTGCTGGTCCGGGGGTTCAAGGACTCCAACGGCGACGGCACGGGAGACCTGCGCGGCCTGATCGAGAAGCTGGACTACGTCAAGTGGCTCGGCGTGGACTGCCTGTGGCTGCTGCCCCTGTACGAGTCGCCGCTGCGCGACGGCGGCTACGACATCTCCGACTACATGAAGATCCTCCCGGACTTCGGCGACCTCGGCGACTTCGTGCAGCTCATCGAGTCCGCTCACGAGCGCGGCCTGCGCATCATCACCGACCTGGTGATGAACCACACCAGTGACAAGCACCCGTGGTTCCAGGCCTCGCGGCACGACCCCGAGGGCCCCTACGGCGACTTCTACGTCTGGTCCGACGAGCCCACCGGCTATCCCGACGCGCCGATCATCTTCATCGGCGCCGAGGAGTCGAACTGGACCTACGACCCGGTCCGCAAGCAGTACTACTGGCACCGCTTCTTCCACCACCAGCCGGACCTGAACTACGACAACCCGGCGGTCCAGGAGGCCATGCTGGAGGTCCTGCGCTTCTGGCTGGACCTGGGCATCGACGGCTTCCGCCTGGACGCCGTGCCGTACCTCTTCGAGCGTGAGGGCACCAACTGCTCCGGCCTGCCCGAGACCCACGCCTACCTGAAGAAGGTCCGCGCCGAGGTCGACCGCCTCTACCCCGACCGGGTGCTGCTGGCCGAGGCCAACGGCTGGCCCGAGGACGTGGTGGAGTACTTCGGCGACCCGGCGGTGGGCGGCGACGAGTGCCACATGGCCTTCCACTTCCCGCTCATGCCGCGCATCTTCATGGCCGTGCGGCGGGGCAGCCGTGAGCCGATCTCCGAGATCATGTCGCGGACGCCGAAGCTCCCGGACAAGGCCCAGTGGGGCATCTTCCTGCGCAACCACGACGAGCTGACCCTGGAGACGGTCACCGAAGAGGAGCGCGACTACATGCACGCCGAGTACGCCAAGGACCCGCGCATGCGGGCCTACCTGGGCATCCGGCGCCGCCTGGCCCCGCTGCTGGAGAACGACCGCGACCAGATCGAGCTGTTCACCGCGCTGCTGCTGTCCCTGCCCGGCTCGCCGGTCATGTACTACGGCGACGAGATCGGCATGGGCGACAACATCTGGCTGGAGGACCGCGACGCGGTCCGCACGCCGATGCAGTGGAGCCCGGACCGCAACGCCGGCTTCTCCCAGGCCGACCCGGGCCGCCTCTACCTGCCGGCCGTCATGGACCCGATCTACGGCTTCCAGGCGGTCAACGTGGAGGCCCAGCAGAAGAACCCGGCGTCACTGCTGCACTTCACCAAGAAGATGCTGGAGATCCGCCGCAACCACCCGGTCTTCGGCACCGGCGTCTACAGCGAGCTGTGGTCCAGCAACCCGGCCGTCCTGTCCTTCATCCGCGAGGACGGCGACGACGTGATGCTGTGCATCAACAACCTGTCGAAGTACCCGCAGCCGGTGGAGCTGGACCTGCGCCGCTTCGAGGGCATGACGCCGGTCGAGGCCCGGGGCGGCGTGCCGTTCCCGCAGATCGGCACCCTGCCCTACCTGCTGACCCTGCCGGGTCACGGGTTCTTCTGGTTCTCCATCAACACCCGCTGA